The genomic region GCCGTGGACGGGGCCAGCAGCGACACGGTGAAAATCCAGGGGATGACCTTCCTGCTGGCGGTGGCCCCCCTGGCCGACGAGCGCGGCCTGCGCGGATTCGTCGTCACCCTCACCGACATCACCGAGCTGGCCCGCATAGACCGGATGAAGACCGACGTGATGCACATCCTTTCGCACGACCTGAAGAGTCCGCTGGGGACCATCCGCGGCTTCGCCGAGCTCCTCTCGGACCGGGAGGTCTCCCGGGACGAGCGCCTCGAGTACGTGGGGCACCTGGCCGCCGAAACGGACAAGCTCCTCAAGCTCATCGAGACGTTCCTCGACGTGAGCCGTCTGGAGGGCGGCCGGCGGCGGGGCCAGTTCCTCCCCGTGGACCTCTGCGCGGTGGCCGAGGAGGTCATCGAGTTGGGGCGCATCACCGCCAACCAGGCCGGCAAGACCCTGGTCCTCGACCGCCCCCCCGCGGTGACCGCCATCCTGGCCGACGTGAACCTGGTCAGCCGGGCGCTGGCGAATTTGTTGGACAACGCCGTCAAGTACGCCCCCGCCGGGACCGACGTGACGGTGGCCGTCCGGGAGCTCGAGCGGGCGGTGGAGGTGTCGGTGACCGACGAGGGGCCGGGGATCGAGCCGGAGGAGCGGGAGCACATCTTCGAGAAGTTCTACCGGGCGAAGGCGGCGCGGGACGTGGGCGGCACCGGGCTCGGCCTCTCCTTCGTGGCCCAGGTGGCCCGGCTGCACCGCGCCGAGGTCCTGGTGGCCTCCACCCCCGGCAAGGGCGCCACCTTCACCCTCCGCTTCAACAAACCGGATCTGGAGGGGGATGAGCCGAGGGAGATCGAGGACACCGAGGCGTGAAGCGCCCGTCCCCGGCGGCTCGGGTTCGCGGGGGTCGGTGCTTGCAGGGGCCGGTTCCGCGGATCCCGTCCCCCGGAAGTTCGCGTTTGCGGGCTTGACAAAGGGACCGTTTTTTTTCCTAGTTTTACCGATTCCTACCCTCCCCCGGGCAGAGGCATGACGGAAACGACGAAGCCCGTTCCGGTCGAACCCAAGCGCGGGAGCCTCCACGCCCTGCC from bacterium harbors:
- a CDS encoding HAMP domain-containing sensor histidine kinase, which encodes AVDGASSDTVKIQGMTFLLAVAPLADERGLRGFVVTLTDITELARIDRMKTDVMHILSHDLKSPLGTIRGFAELLSDREVSRDERLEYVGHLAAETDKLLKLIETFLDVSRLEGGRRRGQFLPVDLCAVAEEVIELGRITANQAGKTLVLDRPPAVTAILADVNLVSRALANLLDNAVKYAPAGTDVTVAVRELERAVEVSVTDEGPGIEPEEREHIFEKFYRAKAARDVGGTGLGLSFVAQVARLHRAEVLVASTPGKGATFTLRFNKPDLEGDEPREIEDTEA